GAGCCCTTCGATCAGACTGCGTAGGCAAGATTGCTGTCTGCAAAGGTCATCTCGGCACTGACCGCATCACGGGTAATCGTTTTACCCACACAGGCACATTTGCCGCACTGGGTGGCACAGCCCGTCTGCTCGCGCACTTCACGCCAGCTGCGTGCACCGTCGCTGACAGCCTCACGAATGGCCCGATCGGTTACACCCTTGCATAGACATACGAACATCACATCACCTCGCTACGCATCGCTGAGGTGAATGTAAATGATTCGCAGAAGCTCTTGCAATAGCGGGTTACGACTTTTTACGTTTTTCCGCCTTGGGCAGCACCACGACCTGGGTGCCGGAGGCAATATCCGACCAGCTACGACGCTGCGAATCGAACAGAACCCACCAGTAGCCGAGCCCAAACGCAGCGAGCGAGACCCCGGCCACCAGGAAGCGCACCAGGCACTGCGTCAGCGTCAGGCTGGTCCCCTCCGGCGTCTGGACGCGCAGGCGCCATGCCTGCATGCCCAGCGTCATGCCGGCACGCATCCAGAAGAAGGCAAAAAAGGCAAAGGTGACAATGAACAGCAGGCTGTGAAATAGCGGCGTCTCGTTGGCCTCACCATGATTGAGCGCCACACCGACGAAACCGATCATCATCCAGACGGCGACGATCAGCAGCAGGTCATAGAGCATCGCGGCAAGCCGGCGCAGCAGGCCTGCCGGCCAGGTATTGTCGAGTTCAGTGAAACGTCTTCGCATCAAATCTCATCCACTTCGGCGTAACAGATAGAGTCCCGTGCCTGCGGAGAGCAGGATCGGGACCAGTACCGCCCAGGCCGGCGAAAAGCCGAATACCATGGAGGCCGGTGCCAACAGGTCCTGCATGTACTTGAAGCACAGCCCAGTGATCACGCCATAGAACACACGCGTGCCGGCGGCCACGCTACGCAGCGGGCCGAACACGAAGGAGGCCGCCACCAGAACCAGCGACCCCATGGTCAGCGGCATCAGCATCTTCTGCCAGAAGAACAGCAGCGGCTGGGTGGCCTCCTGCCCTTGCGCGGTCAGAAAGCGTGCATAGGCCCATAGCTCACTGGGCGCCTGACTCTCTACCCTGCTCAGCAGTCGATTGAGCTGCTGGGGCGTCAGGTTGGTCTCCCAGCGCAGATGCTGGTAATGGCTTGCCTCGGTACGCTCCTCTTCGAAGCGGGTCATGGCGACATCCTCGAGCAGCCAGGCGTCCTCCCGCCAGACGGCCCGAGCAGCGCGGGAGGCAGAGCGCAACGTCTCGCCGTCGAACTCGTAGCGCAGCAGGTCCAGCACGGTATCGTCGGCGCGAATGGCGCCAAACCGATAGAAGGCATCGCCCTCGCGCTGCCATCCGCCATGCTGGGTCAATACCGCCCCCTCCCCCTGGAGCTGCTCGATCCGCCAGGCTGCGGCGTACTGCTCGGTGCGGGGACTGACGTATTCGGCGATCCACAGCACCACGATCACAACCACAATGATCGGCTTCATCACGCCCCACACGATGCGCGCCAGCGAGCGCCCGGCGGCACGCATCACCGTCAATTCATTGCTTGAGGCCATGGTGCCAAGACCGATCAGTGCCCCGATCAACACCCCTACCGGGGCATACTGGTAGAAGCGCCACGGCAAGCGCAGGATCAGGTAATAAAGAACATGAAAAGCGCCATAGTCGCCCTCCACGTCGCTCAGATCGTTGATGTAGGAGATCACCAGGTCGAGGCCCAGCAGCACCACCTGGACGACGATGATCGCCGCCAGGACGTTACGGGCGATATAGCGGTCGAGACGATCGAGCAGCATCAACGCATCCCCCTCTTCTGAGAGCGACTCGTCAGCCACAGCCCGAACAGTAGGTAGACGGCATGGATGGGCCACATGCCGATCGCCGGTGGGAGAGTGCCGCGCTCGATGGCATCGAGCGCCGCCAACATCAGGCTCAAATAGCTGATATGCAGAAAGATCGCCGGCAGCAACTTGGCGAAACGCCCCTGGCGCGGGTTGACCTTGGCCAGCGGCTGAGCGATCAGGGTCAGGATGAATACCGCAATCGGCATGCTGAAGCGCCACTGCAACTGGGCCTTGGCCGCCAGCGTATCGCTCTGCAGCAGACTGCCGGTGGTGGCATACTCCGTCGAATCGAGCTCGCGCATCTCCTCGGCTCGCGACAGGCGTACCGCATAGGTCTCGAAGTGCAGATGCTCTGCGTCGAAGCGCCCCGGCTCGACGCTGAAGCGCTCGCCATCGCTCAGCACCAGAAAGCGGCTGCCGGTTTCGCTATCGACGGTCTGGTACCCGCCTTGCGCACGCGTGACGGCGGCCTCCGGTGTCCCGTCGTGACGTTGCTGGCGCTCGCTGATGAAGACGCCCCGCATGCGGGTCTGGTTATCCTCGAGCCCCTCGATGTAGGCCGTCCGGCCACCACCAAAGTCCTGGAAGCGCCCTGGCCCCAGCACCGAGAAGTCGAGCTGGCTGCGCTGCTCCTCGAGCATGATGGCATTATTGAGCGCGCCAGCCGGCGTCAGCCACAAGCTGCACAGCGCCACCATTGTCGCCACCAGCGTGGCCGGCAGCAGGCTGATCTTCGTCAGCCTGCGCGGACTGATGCCGCAAGCCACCAGGACCGTGATCTCGCTATTGAGATAGAGCTGGCCGTAAGCGAGCAGGATACCGAGAAAGAATGCCAGCGGCAGAATGAGTTCGAGAAAACCCGGCAGGTGATAGAGCATCAGGGTGCCGAGAATGTGGGCAGGAATATCGCCTTCGGCAGCGTCGGTGAAGTAGCGAATGAAGCGACTGCCCATGATCACCAGCAGCAACACCCCCGCCACCGCAGCCATGGTCAGCAGGATCTCACGGGCCAGATAACGAAATATGATCAATCCACTCTCCCGGTACTCCTTGGCACGGCATGTGCCGATCTCCATGCAATGGCGAAGCGCTTTGCGTACACTGAAGTCATTCGGCAGCGGCCAACGCCGTGCCGGCATTATCCAGAATCCTCTTTCGCTTGTCTTGTGGAGACGTCATGGAATTCCCTGTTCAGACGGCCAATCCGGCCAAGGCCGAAGCGGCGTGTCTCGTGGTTCCGGTATTCAAGGATGGCGACCTGTTGCCGGTCGCCGCCAAGCTCGACGATGCCAGCGAGCGGCTGATTGGACAACTGATCGAGCGTGGTGACTTCACCGCCGAGCTGGGTAACGTGCAGATGATTCCCTTCGCCCCGGGGTTGAATGCCGAGCGCATGCTGCTGGTAGGGCTTGGCGCTCGCGGCAAGTGTCACGAGGGCAGTTTCCGCAAGGCACTGGATGCCGCCTTCGGCGAGCTGGCCAAATTGCCGGTGGGCGATGCCGCCGTTGCCTTTACCGATGTGCCGGTCCCCAACCGCGACAGCCAATGGAAAGCGCGCATGACGGCCGAAGCTGCACTGCGCGCCATCTATCGCTTCACCGAGTTCAAGTCCGAGCCAGCGCCTGCACCCAAGCTCGAGAGCGTGACGCTGCTGGTCAGCGAGAGCGGTGACGCCAGCGCTGCCAAGGAGGGGGCTCGTCTCGGTGCCGCCATCGGCGAGGGCATCAACTATACCCGCACGCTGGGCAACCTACCCGGCAACGTCTGCACGCCGCGTTACCTGGCCGAACAGGCCGAGCAGCTGGGCAAGGGCTCCCGGGGCGCGCTCAGCGTGGAGATTCTCGACGAGGAGGCGCTGGAGACGCTCGGTGCGGGCTCGCTGCTCTCCGTGGGCCGCGGCAGCGAGGAGCCGTCGCGACTGATCGTGATGCGCTACCAGGGCGCCGGGAGTGCCGACGAGGCGCCCCACGTGCTCGTCGGCAAGGGTATCACCTTCGATACCGGCGGCATTTCGCTCAAGGCCGGCGAAGGCATGGACGAGATGAAGTTCGACATGTGCGGTGCGGCCAGCGTGTTCGGTACCGTCAAGGCGGTGCTCGCCATCAAGCCCAGGATCAATTTGGTGGCCATCGTCGCCGCCGCAGAGAACATGCCCGATGGCCGCGCCACCAAGCCCGGCGACATCATCAAGACCCTCAAGGGGCTGACGGTGGAGGTGCTCAACACCGACGCCGAGGGGCGCCTGGTGTTGTGCGATGCGCTGACCTACGCCGAGCGCTTCGAGCCGGCAAGCGTGGTGGATATCGCCACCCTGACCGGGGCGGTGATCGTCGGCCTTGGCCACCACGCCACCGGACTGCTCTCCAACGACGACGACCTGGCGCTCGACCTTCTGGATGCCGGAGAGACCGCCTGGGATCGTGCCTGGCACCTGCCCCTGTGGGAGGAGTATCACCAGCAACTCGAGTCCAACTTCGCCGACCTGGCCAACATCGGCGGTCGTCCGGCCGGCACCATCACCGCCGCCTGCTTCCTTTCGCGCTTCGCCGACAAGTTCCCCTGGGCGCACCTGGATGTCGCCGGCACCGCCTGGACCTCCGGCAAGCAGAAAGGTGCCAGCGGTCGTCCTGTGGGACTGTTGACCCAGTACCTGCTGGATCGCGAAGCGGAGGCCCAAGTCGAGGTCGCCGACGACTGATTACGTAATGCCATGCAGGTGTTGCCTTTTTCTCTCGGCGACATTTACATGTGATGTGTCCTTAATGCCACGCACCGAGCCGGGACTCCCCGGCTCGGTGTTCCAATATTGCCCTGAGAGGTAGCGCCCCGAAAGAGGCCGCGTCCTGCGCTCAGGTGTAGCGGAGACCTAGCCGTGCCCACTGCGAATTTTGATCTGTTGCCGAATGCCCAGCCAATGGCGGCCGACATTCGTGCCGATATCCTCAAGAACCCCGGCTTTGGCCGCTACTTCACCGACCACATGGCCCATGTACGCTGGACCAAGGATGCCGGATGGCATGGCCATGAAGTACGCCCCTACGGCCCGCTGACCCTCGATCCCGCCGCTGCCGTGCTGCACTATGGCCAGGAGATCTTCGAAGGCATCAAGGCCTACCGCCATGCCGACGGTTCGATCTGGACCTTCCGGCCCGAGAAGAATGCCGAGCGTTTCCGCCGTAGCGCCCGTCGCCTGGCACTGCCGGAGCTTTCCGACGAGGATTTCGTCGGCTCGCTGCGCGCTCTGCTGACCCCGGATCAGGACTGGGTCCCCACGCCGGCCAGCGAGGCCGATGAATCGAGCCTCTACCTGCGCCCCTTCATGATCGCAAGCGAGAAGTTCCTCGGCGTGCGTCCCTCCCATGAAGTCGACTACTACGTCATCGCCTCGCCCGCCGCGGCCTACTTCAAGGGCGGCGTGGAGCCGGTCTCGATCTGGCTCTCCTCGAACTACAACCGCGCCGCGCCGGGCGGCACCGGTTTTGCCAAGTGCGGCGGCAACTACGCCGCCTCGCTCGCCGCTCAGAAGGAAGCCGAGGCCCACGGCTGCGGACAGGTCGCCTTCCTCGATGCCACTGAGAATAAATGGGTCGAAGAACTCGGCGGCATGAACCTATTCTTCGTCTATGCCGATGGCCGCGTCGTCACGCCGAGGCTCACCGGCACCATTCTCGAGGGGGTGACGCGGGATTCGATCCTGCAACTGGCCAAGGACGGAGGGCTGACGCCCGAGGAGCGCCCGATCAGCATCGACGAGTGGCGCGAGGGCGCGGCATCGGGCGAGATCACCGAGATATTTGCCTGCGGTACCGCTGCGGTGATCACCCCAGTCGGCGAGCTGGTCAGCGATGACGAGCGCATCCGGCTCAAGGGCGGCAACACCAACGAGGTGGCCAAGCGCCTGCGTACCAAGCTGCTCGACCTGCAGTATGGCCGCGGCGAAGACACGCATGGCTGGCTCACACGCCTGGCATAGCAACACGACTCATCTCTTCCAGGCACCGGCGGCTGTCCGCAGCCAAGGTCATTCGCCATGGATGGCGAATGCCGCGCCCAAGATGGGTCGCAACGCCTTAGCGATGCTCCGGCCCCGGGGCCTGACCGACAGGCAACGTCCAAGCAGGCCTAATATGACCCAGGTCGACTTCTACATCCTCCCCGACACGACGCTCGAAGCGCGCCTCGCCTTCGCCTGTCGGCTGGCGGAGACGATCTACCGCAAGGGATATCGTCTGCACCTGCATGCCGAAGACGAAGCCATGGCGCGTGAGCTCGACGATGTGCTGTGGACCTTCCGTCCCGACAGCTTCGTGCCCCACCGCCTGCTCGATGAGCCCGGCGAAGGCCAGCCGGCCGACGAGGTTCCCGACATGGTCACCATTGGCTGGCAGGGTCCGCCCGCCCCAGGCGCCCAGGCGATGCTCAATCTCGCCCCGGACATTCCCGAGTGGTTCTCGCGCTTCGAGCGCGTCGCCGAGATCATCAACCAGCATCAGGACGTACTCACTGCCAAACGCGACTGCTGGCAGACCTACAAGCAGCGTGGCTATTCGGTCACCGCTCACAAGCTCCCCGCCCAGCAAGGGTAAGCGCTCGCCATGACGCCCGCCGCCCCGGGCGCTATAATCGGGCCCATTTTCGATATTGCGTTCGTCGTGCGCGATTGGCGCGAACCTCGCCACCTGTCTTGCAGAGTCCAGAATCCATGGAAAAGACCTACCAACCCGAACAGATCGAAACCCGCTGGTACCAGCGCTGGGAAGCTGACAACCGCTTCGCTCCCTCCGGTGAAGGTACCCCCTATTCGATCATGATTCCGCCGCCCAACGTCACCGGCAGCCTGCACATGGGTCACGCCTTCCAGGATACCATCATGGATACCCTGATCCGCTGGCGACGCATGCAGGGCCACAACGCCCTGTGGCAGGTAGGCACCGACCACGCCGGCATTGCGACGCAGATGCTGGTCGAGCGCAAGGTCGCCGCCGAAGAAGGCAAGAGCCGCCACGACCTGGGCCGCGACGCCTTCATCGACAAGGTGTGGGAGTGGAAGCGTGAATCCGGCGGCCACATCACCCGCCAACTGCGCCGCATGGGCGCCAGTGTCGACTGGAGCCGCGAGCGCTTCACCATGGACGACGGCTTCTATCAGGCGGTACAGGAAGTCTTCGTGCGCCTCTACGAAGAGGGCCTGATCTACCGCGGCAAGCGCCTGGTCAACTGGGACCCGACCCTGCACACCGCCATCTCCGATCTGGAAGTCGAGAACCGCGAGCAGCAGGGTCAGTTCTGGCACTTCCGCTACCCGCTGGCCGACGGCGTCAAGACCGATGCCGGCCACGACTACCTGGTCGTCGCCACCACCCGTCCCGAGACCCTGCTCGGCGACACTGGGGTGGCGGTCAACCCCGAAGACCCGCGCTACGCCTCGCTGGTGGGCAAGTTCGTCGAGCTGCCTTTGGTCGGGCGGCGCATTCCCATCGTCGCCGACGAGCACGCCGACATGGAGAAGGGCTCTGGCTGCGTGAAGATCACCCCGGCCCATGACTTCAACGACTACGAGGTGGGCCACCGCCAGGGCTTGGCGCTGATCAACGTCTTCACCCAGGACGCGGCGATCCTGCCGAAGGCCGAGGCCTTCGACATCCAGGGCCGCCCGCTGCCTGAGATCGACCCCAGTCTGCCCGAGGCCTACGCTGGCCTCGACCGCTTCGAGGCGCGCAAGCGGATAGTCGCCGACATGGAGGCCGCCGGCCTGCTCGAGCAGGTGGAAACGGTCAACAACACCCTGCCCCATGGCGACCGCTCCGGCGACGTGATCGAGCCGCTGCTCACGGACCAGTGGTTCGTCGCCGTGGAGAGCCTGGCCAAGCCCGCCATCGAGGCGGTGGAGAATGGCGACATCCAGTTCGTGCCGAAGAACTACGAGAACATGTACTTCTCGTGGATGCGCGATCTGCAGGACTGGTGCATCTCGCGCCAGCTGTGGTGGGGTCACCGCATACCCGCCTGGTATGACGCCGAGGGCAACGTCTACGTGGCACGCACCGAGGCCGAGGCCCGCGAGAAACACGCTTTGGGTGACGATATCGTCCTGACCCAGGACGACGACGTGCTCGACACTTGGTTCAGCTCCGGGCTGTGGACCTTCGGTACCTTGGGCTGGCCGGAGAAGACCCCGGAACTCGCCACCTTCCATCCCTCGAGCGTCTTGGTCACCGGCTTCGATATCATCTTCTTCTGGGTCGCGCGGATGATCATGCTGACCCTGAAG
This DNA window, taken from Halomonas sp. TA22, encodes the following:
- a CDS encoding valine--tRNA ligase, which codes for MEKTYQPEQIETRWYQRWEADNRFAPSGEGTPYSIMIPPPNVTGSLHMGHAFQDTIMDTLIRWRRMQGHNALWQVGTDHAGIATQMLVERKVAAEEGKSRHDLGRDAFIDKVWEWKRESGGHITRQLRRMGASVDWSRERFTMDDGFYQAVQEVFVRLYEEGLIYRGKRLVNWDPTLHTAISDLEVENREQQGQFWHFRYPLADGVKTDAGHDYLVVATTRPETLLGDTGVAVNPEDPRYASLVGKFVELPLVGRRIPIVADEHADMEKGSGCVKITPAHDFNDYEVGHRQGLALINVFTQDAAILPKAEAFDIQGRPLPEIDPSLPEAYAGLDRFEARKRIVADMEAAGLLEQVETVNNTLPHGDRSGDVIEPLLTDQWFVAVESLAKPAIEAVENGDIQFVPKNYENMYFSWMRDLQDWCISRQLWWGHRIPAWYDAEGNVYVARTEAEAREKHALGDDIVLTQDDDVLDTWFSSGLWTFGTLGWPEKTPELATFHPSSVLVTGFDIIFFWVARMIMLTLKFTGEVPFKQVYVHGLVRDGQGQKMSKSKGNVLDPIDLIDGIELDTLLEKRTGNMMQPQKAKAIAKATRDEFPEGIEPHGTDALRFTFLSQATTGRDIKFDMGRLDGYRNFCNKLWNASRYVLMNAEGQDCGADGAEDELSLADRWIASRLQQTETQVTKAMEEFRFDQASQALYDFVWNEYCDWYLELSKPVLWDEGASEAAKRGTRRTLVRVLETILRLAHPMMPYISEEIWQRVAPLAGKAAGDGSESIMNQPWPQPEQEKIDEQATRDIEWLKGVIVAARNIRAEMNIAPGKPLEVLLTKGSDADRARLEANRPFLAKLAKLESVTWLDDPTQAPLSATQLVGDMEVLVPMADLIDKEAELARLAKEIEKQDKLIGGIEKKLGNESFVAKAPEAVVEKERGKLKEYRAARDLLAEQRDKIAAL
- a CDS encoding (2Fe-2S)-binding protein, with protein sequence MFVCLCKGVTDRAIREAVSDGARSWREVREQTGCATQCGKCACVGKTITRDAVSAEMTFADSNLAYAV
- a CDS encoding RDD family protein — encoded protein: MRRRFTELDNTWPAGLLRRLAAMLYDLLLIVAVWMMIGFVGVALNHGEANETPLFHSLLFIVTFAFFAFFWMRAGMTLGMQAWRLRVQTPEGTSLTLTQCLVRFLVAGVSLAAFGLGYWWVLFDSQRRSWSDIASGTQVVVLPKAEKRKKS
- a CDS encoding leucyl aminopeptidase — its product is MEFPVQTANPAKAEAACLVVPVFKDGDLLPVAAKLDDASERLIGQLIERGDFTAELGNVQMIPFAPGLNAERMLLVGLGARGKCHEGSFRKALDAAFGELAKLPVGDAAVAFTDVPVPNRDSQWKARMTAEAALRAIYRFTEFKSEPAPAPKLESVTLLVSESGDASAAKEGARLGAAIGEGINYTRTLGNLPGNVCTPRYLAEQAEQLGKGSRGALSVEILDEEALETLGAGSLLSVGRGSEEPSRLIVMRYQGAGSADEAPHVLVGKGITFDTGGISLKAGEGMDEMKFDMCGAASVFGTVKAVLAIKPRINLVAIVAAAENMPDGRATKPGDIIKTLKGLTVEVLNTDAEGRLVLCDALTYAERFEPASVVDIATLTGAVIVGLGHHATGLLSNDDDLALDLLDAGETAWDRAWHLPLWEEYHQQLESNFADLANIGGRPAGTITAACFLSRFADKFPWAHLDVAGTAWTSGKQKGASGRPVGLLTQYLLDREAEAQVEVADD
- the lptF gene encoding LPS export ABC transporter permease LptF; its protein translation is MIIFRYLAREILLTMAAVAGVLLLVIMGSRFIRYFTDAAEGDIPAHILGTLMLYHLPGFLELILPLAFFLGILLAYGQLYLNSEITVLVACGISPRRLTKISLLPATLVATMVALCSLWLTPAGALNNAIMLEEQRSQLDFSVLGPGRFQDFGGGRTAYIEGLEDNQTRMRGVFISERQQRHDGTPEAAVTRAQGGYQTVDSETGSRFLVLSDGERFSVEPGRFDAEHLHFETYAVRLSRAEEMRELDSTEYATTGSLLQSDTLAAKAQLQWRFSMPIAVFILTLIAQPLAKVNPRQGRFAKLLPAIFLHISYLSLMLAALDAIERGTLPPAIGMWPIHAVYLLFGLWLTSRSQKRGMR
- a CDS encoding branched-chain amino acid aminotransferase, producing the protein MPTANFDLLPNAQPMAADIRADILKNPGFGRYFTDHMAHVRWTKDAGWHGHEVRPYGPLTLDPAAAVLHYGQEIFEGIKAYRHADGSIWTFRPEKNAERFRRSARRLALPELSDEDFVGSLRALLTPDQDWVPTPASEADESSLYLRPFMIASEKFLGVRPSHEVDYYVIASPAAAYFKGGVEPVSIWLSSNYNRAAPGGTGFAKCGGNYAASLAAQKEAEAHGCGQVAFLDATENKWVEELGGMNLFFVYADGRVVTPRLTGTILEGVTRDSILQLAKDGGLTPEERPISIDEWREGAASGEITEIFACGTAAVITPVGELVSDDERIRLKGGNTNEVAKRLRTKLLDLQYGRGEDTHGWLTRLA
- a CDS encoding DNA polymerase III subunit chi → MTQVDFYILPDTTLEARLAFACRLAETIYRKGYRLHLHAEDEAMARELDDVLWTFRPDSFVPHRLLDEPGEGQPADEVPDMVTIGWQGPPAPGAQAMLNLAPDIPEWFSRFERVAEIINQHQDVLTAKRDCWQTYKQRGYSVTAHKLPAQQG
- the lptG gene encoding LPS export ABC transporter permease LptG, whose product is MLLDRLDRYIARNVLAAIIVVQVVLLGLDLVISYINDLSDVEGDYGAFHVLYYLILRLPWRFYQYAPVGVLIGALIGLGTMASSNELTVMRAAGRSLARIVWGVMKPIIVVVIVVLWIAEYVSPRTEQYAAAWRIEQLQGEGAVLTQHGGWQREGDAFYRFGAIRADDTVLDLLRYEFDGETLRSASRAARAVWREDAWLLEDVAMTRFEEERTEASHYQHLRWETNLTPQQLNRLLSRVESQAPSELWAYARFLTAQGQEATQPLLFFWQKMLMPLTMGSLVLVAASFVFGPLRSVAAGTRVFYGVITGLCFKYMQDLLAPASMVFGFSPAWAVLVPILLSAGTGLYLLRRSG